One Chaetodon trifascialis isolate fChaTrf1 chromosome 12, fChaTrf1.hap1, whole genome shotgun sequence DNA window includes the following coding sequences:
- the LOC139340454 gene encoding trace amine-associated receptor 13c-like: MKTLEEAELCFPQLLNSSCRKTMQPHSLSMLTYILLSSISLLTVTLNLLVIISISHFKQLQTPTNLLLLSLAVSDFFVGLLMLFQIVLIDGCWFLGDLMCAGYYVFDYIITSASIGTMVLISVDRYVAICDPLHYSIKVNQERVQICVSLCWMCSTLCHILLLKDNLEQPGKYNSCIGECVIVIDYVAGLVDLFLSFIGPVTVIIVLYMRVFVVAVSQARAMQSHIATVTVQCSVKVTAKKSELKAATTLGVVVVVFLICVCPYFCVALTGQDTMLNASSAAFVICLFYFNSCLNPVIYAFFYPWFRKSIKLIVTFKILEADSCDSNIL, from the exons ATGAAAACCCTTGAAGAAGCTGAACTCTGCTTTCCACAACTCCTCAACTCCTCTTGCAGGAAGACCATGCAACCTCACTCTTTATCCATGCTCACTTACATCTTActgtcctccatctctctcctcactgtgaCTCTCAACCTGCTggtcatcatctccatctcacACTTCAA GCAGCTCCAAACACCCaccaacctcctcctcctctctctggctgtctctgATTTCTTCGTGGGCCTCCTCATGTTGTTTCAAATTGTCCTTATAGATGGCTGCTGGTTTTTGGGTGACCTCATGTGTGCTGGGTATTATGTTTTCGACTATATTATTACCTCTGCCTCAATAGGAACTATGGTGCTCATATCAGTTGACCGCTATGTGGCTATTTGCGATCCTCTACATTACTCCATCAAAGTCAATCAAGAAAGAGTTCAAATCTGTGTTTCTTTATGTTGGATGTGTTCCACTCTCTGTCACATACTGCTGCTGAAGGATAACCTGGAACAACCAGGCAAGTATAACTCCTGCATTGGAGAGTGTGTGATTGTTATTGATTATGTAGCAGGACTTGTTGAtctgtttttgtcctttatTGGTCCTGTCACTGTCATTATAGTTCTGTACATGAGAGTATTTGTGGTGGCTGTGTCTCAGGCTCGTGCCATGCAGTCCCACATTGCAACTGTTACTGTCCAATGTTCAGTGAAAGTGACTGCGAAGAAATctgagctgaaagcagccaCTACTCTTGGTGTTGTTGTAGTTGTGTTTCTGATATGTGTCTGCCCATATTTTTGTGTTGCACTTACAGGCCAGGACACCATGCTCAACGCTTCATCTGCTGCCTTTGTAATATGTCTCTTCTATTTTAACTCCTGTCTAAACCCTGTGATCTATGCCTTTTTTTACCCCTGGTTCAGAAAATCTATCAAACTGATTGTCACATTTAAGATACTGGAGGCCGACTCCTGTGATTCCAACATTCTGTAA